One part of the Vitis riparia cultivar Riparia Gloire de Montpellier isolate 1030 chromosome 8, EGFV_Vit.rip_1.0, whole genome shotgun sequence genome encodes these proteins:
- the LOC117920329 gene encoding BAG family molecular chaperone regulator 4-like codes for MNREEDVEWELRPGGMLVQKREDGDNNGGVGGGGGGDSGSGSAMINIKVCHGSNHHQLHVPIQSTFGDLKKRLVQETGLEPKDQRLLFRGKEIDDQECLQQVGVKDRSKLLLLEEMASKERKLEEVRRSDEISKACKAVAEVKAEVDKLLEKVVALEATVNGGTTVEDKEFVVLTELLMRQLLKLDGIEAEGEAKVQRRAEVRRVQSLVEMLDTLKARNSNPFSTKSNAVSVTTKWETFESGLGSLTAPPPMPSSTAVNQDWETFE; via the exons ATGAATAGGGAAGAGGATGTGGAGTGGGAACTGAGGCCAGGTGGGATGCTGGTTCAGAAGAGAGAAGATGGTGATAATAATGGTGGGGTtggtggtggcggtggtggtgATTCTGGGTCAGGGTCGGCCATGATCAACATCAAGGTCTGTCATGGTTCTAACCACCACCAACTCCATGTCCCCATTCAATCCACTTTTG GGGATCTGAAGAAGCGTCTTGTCCAAGAAACTGGTTTGGAGCCCAAGGACCAAAGACTTTTGTTCAGGGGAAAGGAGATAGATGATCAGGAGTGTTTGCAACAGGTAGGGGTGAAGGATAGATCAAAGTTGTTGCTCTTGGAGGAAATGGCAAGCAAAGAGAGGAAGCTTGAAGAGGTGAGAAGAAGTGATGAGATATCAAAGGCATGTAAAGCTGTCGCTGAAGTCAAAGCAGAAGTTGATAAGCTCTTGGAAAAG GTGGTTGCCTTAGAAGCAACTGTGAATGGTGGGACTACTGTTGAGGACAAGGAGTTTGTTGTCTTAACAGAGTTGCTCATGAGGCAGTTATTGAAATTGGATGGCATTGAGGCTGAAGGAGAAGCAAAAGTGCAGAGAAGGGCTGAG GTTCGACGTGTCCAGAGCCTTGTGGAGATGCTAGACACCCTGAAAGCAAGAAACTCCAATCCATTTAGCACTAAGAGCAATGCGGTGTCAGTGACAACCAAATGGGAGACATTTGAATCTGGACTGGGAAGCCTGACCGCCCCACCCCCAATGCCATCTTCCACAGCAGTGAATCAGGATTGGGAAACATTTGAATAG
- the LOC117920328 gene encoding ammonium transporter 3 member 3-like — protein MAAASVVPVAYQTSLPTVPDWLNKGDNTWQMISAALVAMQGMPGLVILYAGLVKKKWALNSAFMALYAFAAVMPCWVLWAYKMSFGHRLLPFWGKAGLAVSQDFLIPRATLPSTRYVNGDFIAQAASPLYPMATMVFFQFAFAAVTVILLAGSVLGRMSIKAWMAFVPLWITFAYSIGAFSIWGGGFLFQWGIMDYSGGYVVHLASGAAGFTAAYWVGPRLQVDREQFPPNNLLLALAGAGILWMGWTGFNGGDPFAANVDSSLAVLNTHICATTSLLVWTFWDTFFFKKPSVIGAIQGMITGLVCITPGAGLVQGWAALIMGIASGSVPWYTMMCLSKKLPFLQKIDDTLGVFHTHAVAGTLGGALTGLFAHPDLSALFIVVPNSRGAFYGGRGGVQFLKQLVGASFIIGWNVIVTSIILLVISKFIPLRMSEEELIIGDDAAHGEEAYALAGQGARERSTYNNMQLQNASGFEL, from the exons ATGGCAGCTGCATCTGTTGTTCCGGTAGCATACCAGACATCGCTCCCCACTGTACCTGACTGGCTAAACAAGGGTGATAACACATGGCAGATGATCTCTGCCGCCCTGGTGGCCATGCAAGGCATGCCTGGACTGGTAATCCTGTATGCTGGCCTTGTCAAGAAGAAATGGGCACTCAACTCAGCCTTCATGGCCCTCTATGCCTTTGCCGCAGTCATGCCTTGTTGGGTCCTCTGGGCTTACAAGATGTCGTTTGGCCATCGCCTTCTACCTTTCTGGGGCAAAGCAGGCCTTGCCGTTTCCCAAGATTTCTTAATCCCCCGAGCTACTCTCCCCTCGACACGTTATGTAAATGGGGATTTTATAGCGCAAGCAGCTAGTCCATTGTACCCCATGGCTACCATGGTTTTCTTCCAGTTTGCTTTTGCTGCTGTGACTGTGATACTCCTTGCTGGGTCTGTGCTGGGTCGAATGAGCATCAAAGCTTGGATGGCCTTTGTACCACTATGGATTACTTTTGCTTACAGCATTGGCGCTTTCAGTATATGGGGCGGCGGTTTCCTCTTCCAATGGGGCATCATGGACTATTCCGGTGGTTATGTCGTCCATTTGGCTTCTGGTGCCGCAGGATTCACAGCAGCTTATTGG GTGGGACCGAGATTGCAGGTAGACCGGGAACAATTCCCACCAAACAATCTTCTACTGGCACTGGCTGGTGCTGGTATTCTTTGGATGGGGTGGACAGGTTTCAATGGAGGTGACCCCTTTGCTGCAAATGTCGATTCCTCCCTTGCAGTTCTCAATACTCATATATGCGCAACAACCAGTCTCCTTGTATGGACTTTCTGGGATACGTTTTTCTTCAAGAAGCCCTCAGTAATTGGCGCCATCCAGGGAATGATAACTGGGTTGGTCTGCATCACCCCTGGTGCAG GTCTTGTTCAGGGATGGGCTGCATTGATAATGGGCATTGCATCTGGAAGTGTCCCCTGGTACACCATGATGTGTCTTAGTAAGAAACTCCCCTTCCTGCAGAAGATTGATGACACCCTCGGTGTCTTCCATACTCATGCTGTGGCTGGAACCTTGGGTGGGGCTCTTACGGGACTCTTTGCTCATCCAGATCTCTCTGCCTTATTCATAGTGGTACCCAATTCCAGAGGGGCCTTCTATGGTGGTCGGGGCGGTGTCCAATTTCTGAAGCAGTTGGTTGGTGCAAGCTTCATAATAGGTTGGAATGTAATAGTTACATCCATCATCCTCCTGGTGATTAGCAAGTTTATACCCCTTCGTATGTCTGAGGAAGAGCTCATAATAGGGGATGATGCAGCGCATGGAGAAGAAGCTTATGCTCTTGCTGGACAAGGAGCAAGAGAAAGATCTACATACAATAATATGCAGCTGCAAAACGCTTCAGGCTTTGAGCTTTGA